Proteins encoded together in one Ipomoea triloba cultivar NCNSP0323 chromosome 4, ASM357664v1 window:
- the LOC116015861 gene encoding E3 ubiquitin-protein ligase MARCH2-like — translation MSSSKMVECRICHGEDLDSNMEVPCSCRGTLKYAHRACLQSWCNEKGNTMCEIYNQPFKPDYTATPRVRHYGRLPSLLRGARIIPRRHYNDRPNPFTARFREQNRNEQNGNGSSNS, via the exons ATGTCTTCAAGCAAGATGGTAGAGTGCAGGATATGCCATGGTGAAGATTTGGATTCAAATATGGAGGTTCCGTGCTCTTGCCGGGGTACCTTAAAG TACGCACATAGGGCATGTCTGCAAAGTTGGTGCAATGAGAAAGGAAACACTATGTGTGAGATATACAATCAg CCTTTCAAGCCTGATTATACAGCAACTCCCCGTGTTCGTCACTATGGGAGGCTTCCTAGCCTCTTAAG GGGAGCTAGGATAATTCCGAGGAGACACTACAATGATCGGCCTAATCCCTTTACAGCGAGGTTTAGAGAGCAAAATAGGAATGAGCAGAATGGGAATGGTTCATCTAATTCTTGA